ACGGATGTTTCCGAGGACGAGATCCGCGAGCGCGCCGAAACGAACTGGTACCTGACGGCGGACGAGGCACTGGAACGCAGGCTCGTGGCGAGTCTCCTGTAGTCACGAGCGAGGCAGGCACGCCATGACGAAGCCGATGGAACCCTACCCCGCCTTGGAGCGGATCTTCGCCCGGGCGGCGACCTTCACGGACATCGGCGGCCTGCTGGAGTGGGACGCCGACACGATGATGCCGGCCGGGGCGGCGGACGACCGGTCCGAGCAACTCGCGACGCTGAAGCGGGTCGCGCGCGACCTGCTGGTGACCTCACGCACGCGCGACCTCCTCGACCAGGCCGAGGAAGCCTCCGGCGACCTCGGGGAGTGGCAGAAGGCCAACCTGCGAGAGATGCGCCGCGCCTTCACTGAAGCCTCGGCCGTGCCGGCCGATCTCACGGAAGCGAGCGCGCGGGCCACGTCGAAGGCACAGCAGGCCTGGCAGGAAGCGCGCAAGAACAACGACTTCGCCTCGTTCGCGCCGAAGCTGGCGAAGGTCCTGACCCTGCAGCGCGAGACCGGCGCGGCGAAAGGGGCCGCACTCGGGCTGTCACCCTACGACGCGCTCCTCGACGGCTTCGATCCGGGGCTCACCGAGGCAAAGCTGGAGGCGACCTTCGCGGGGCTTCGGAAGGTGCTCCCCGGCCTGATCCAGGAGGCCTGCGAGCATCAGCGCCGCCGGCCCGCCCCCTCGCCCCTTTCAGGTTCATACCGGGTCGGCGACCAGAAACGGCTCGCGCGTCAGCTCCTCGACGCGGTCGGCTTCGACTTCGACCACGGGCGCCTGGACGTCAGCCCGCATCCGTTCAGCGGCGGCGCCAACCACGACGTGCGCGTCGCGGTGCGCTATGACGAGCGCGATCCGCTCAGCTCCGTGTCCGCCGTCATGCATGAGAGCGGGCACGCGCTCTACGAGCAGGGACGTCCGGAGGAATGGCTGTACCAGCCGGTCGGTGCCCCGCGCGCCATGAGCATCCACGAGAGCCAGGCGCTGCTGATCGAGATGCAGGCTTGCCGAAACCGGGCATTCGCATCCTACCTCGGCCCACGCGCCTCCGAGACCTTCGGCGTCGACGACCCGGCCTGGAAGGAGGCCAACCTCCACCGCCTGATGACCCGGGTCGAGCCGGGGCTGATCCGGGTCGACGCCGACGAGGTCACCTACCCGGCGCACATCCTTCTGCGGTTCGACCTGGAGCGGGCGATGGTCGCCGGGGACCTCGCCGTCGAGGACCTGCCGGGCGCCTTCGACGAGGGCATGCGGCACTGGCTCGGCCTCGACGTGCCCGATGACGCGCGGGGCTGCCTCCAAGACGTCCATTGGGCCGGCGGAAGCTGGGGTTACTTCCCAACCTACACGCTGGGGGCGATGGCGGCGGCCCAGTTGTTTCAGGCGGCCGCGCAGGCGGACTCGGACACCGTCCCGGCCCTCGGGCGGGGTGACTTCACACGGCTGAGGCACTGGCTGCGCGCCAACGTGCATGGCCGGGCGTCCCTCCTGGAGGCCGAGGATCTGATGGTGGCGGCGACCGGGCGTCCGCTGGAGCCGGAGGTCTTCATTGACCATCTGCGCGCACGCTACCTCGGCGAGGCGGCGCATTGAGGCCTGGGGATGCGGCGGCTCCAGGCCGGCTAGCAAGCAGGCTACCGGGGGCCTTGTCCTCGAACAGGCAGCCTACTGCGTGTGGCGCTCGCCTTCGCGCGCAGATGCCCTCCGCCGTGACCGTCATGCCGAGCGCGGGCCAAACCGACGACCGCCCGCACCACGGACGCCGCTCAACGAGGAGTAGCCGGTCTCGAAGTCGTCGAGTGCCAGCCCGACCCTGAGGGCCCACACACATCATCCAGGATCTCGCGGATGCGCGAGCCGTCGTCCATCGGCACGCTCTCGGTTATTTCCAGCTCCAGGCGGCGCGCCGGCAGGCCCGCCGCCGCCAGAGCGCCGCGCACCACTTGCAGCAGGTCTCCCCGACGCACCTGCACCGCCGGAAGGTTGACCGCGACGCGAAGGTTCGGGGGCATGCGCAGCGCGTCGGCCACCGCGGTTCGCAGCACCGGTTCTCCGAGCGGCACGATCAGGCCCGTTTCCTCGGCGACCGAGATGAGCTCGCCCGGCGGGACCAGCCCGCGCACGGGGTGGCGCCACCGCACGAGCGCCTCCGCGCCGACCGGCAGCCCGGCCAACGCCGATACGATGGGCCAGTAATGAACCTCGAACTCGCCGCGGGCGAGCGCCTGTCGCAGGTCAAGTTGCAATCTACGCCGCGCCTCCGCCGCCGCGTCCATTGCGGGCTCGAAGCGGCGGTGCACGTTCCGGCTCTCGTCCTTTGCGCGGTAGAGCGCACCAGAAGCGTGCGCCGCCCGGTAACGGGAAGGCCGGCGGAGATGGCCTCCTCGCTTTTATCGCAGGTTAGGAACAGCTCGGGTTGGAGCTGATACGGATGCGTCACGGCGCGGATCCGGCACCATGAACCCACTCACTAGAAAGTTGGAGCGCTTTGCCTGTCTGTCCGACGATGATAAATCCATCCTCCAGCACGCAGCTTCCTCTCGGCTGCGCAACGTCGAGCCGCGCTGCGACATCATCGCGGAGGGAGAGACCCCGCGCCACGTCAACCTCATCCTCTCGGGATGGGCCTGTCGCTACAAGCAGTTCGAGGACGGTCGCCGCCAAATTGTGTCGTTCCTCCTGCCGGGCGACCTGTGCGACCTCAACGTCTTTCTTCTCCGCGACATGGATCATTCCATCGGCGCCCTTTCGCCCGTAACACTGGCACAGATTTCGCCCGAACAGCTGCGGCAGATGCTCGACGGCAACCTGCGCCTCACCCAGGCTCTCTGGTGGGAGACCTTGGTCACGGCGGCCAATTACCGCGAGCGGATCGTCACTGTCGGCCGGCGCACGGCCCTCGAGCGTGTCGCTCACCTCGTGTGCGAACTCTTCCACCGCCTGAGCGTCGTCGGCCTGGTTGGCGATCGCGGCTACGAGATGCCGATCACTCAGACCGAGATGGCCGATGCCCTGGGGATCTCCTCGGTCCACGTCAATCGCACCCTCAAGGAGCTGCGCACCGCGGAGCTGATGACCTGGAAAGGTGGGCGCATCACCATTCTGAACCTCCCTGCGCTCGAAGACGTCGGGTTGTTCAACCCGAACTACCTCCATCTCGATCAGGGGGGCCGGTAGCTCGATGCGCACGCGCAACCCGTTGGAACGTTACCTATGTGGCCGGTCGTTCACCTGGGTCGCTGATTGCCTTGATCGAGGGAGCACCGCGTGAGTGTTGAGCATCGACGAGGCCAACCCTGGCCCCAGGACGGCGGCCAAGCCGGAGCCCTGATCCGTGCCCGTGACTGGTCGACCACGCCGCTCGGCGTTCCCACCTCATGGCCGAGAGGCCTTCGGAGTGCCGTCGACCTGATCCTGCGCGCGTCGGTCCCGATGGTCCTTGGCTGGGAGCCTCCTGGCTTCCTGGTGGGCAACGACGCGGCCTCAGCCCTGACCGGGGTGGACCCTTCCGATTTGATCGGTTCCAGGCTGGCGGAGGTCTGGCCCGAGCTCGTCGAACACGCGGCCGATCCGCTCGGGGCCGCTTTGGCAGGCCGGGCCACCGAGTTGTCCGGCGTCACGCTCTGGCCGGCACGAACCCGGCTCGACCTCGCCTGCTCCCCCCTCGTCGACGAGGGCGACGGTCCCGCAGGTATGCTCATCATCCTGCGTGAAGCCAGCCCGGCTACCTCGCAGATGTCCGACCGAGATCAGGCAGGGGTTTCCGAGCTGAGACGCCAGATCCGCAACACCCTCGGAGTGACTCGAGCGGTGGTGAGACGCAGCATCCAGACGAGCGACACGCTGGAGGACCTCGCTCTCCACCTCGACGGGCGCCTCGACGCGATCGCCCGCGTGCAGTCCATCTTCAGCAGTGCTTCGGCGGCCGATGCAGACCTGTCGCTGGTGGTGGCGGAGGAACTGCTCGCCCTCCAGATCCGAGAGGATGAGCGAGTGACGCTCACGGGGCCCGACATCCGCCTGCCGCAGCGGCTGGGGGAGCGGCTGGGCCTGGCCATCCATGAGCTGGCCA
This is a stretch of genomic DNA from Methylobacterium sp. 17Sr1-1. It encodes these proteins:
- a CDS encoding carboxypeptidase M32, producing the protein MTKPMEPYPALERIFARAATFTDIGGLLEWDADTMMPAGAADDRSEQLATLKRVARDLLVTSRTRDLLDQAEEASGDLGEWQKANLREMRRAFTEASAVPADLTEASARATSKAQQAWQEARKNNDFASFAPKLAKVLTLQRETGAAKGAALGLSPYDALLDGFDPGLTEAKLEATFAGLRKVLPGLIQEACEHQRRRPAPSPLSGSYRVGDQKRLARQLLDAVGFDFDHGRLDVSPHPFSGGANHDVRVAVRYDERDPLSSVSAVMHESGHALYEQGRPEEWLYQPVGAPRAMSIHESQALLIEMQACRNRAFASYLGPRASETFGVDDPAWKEANLHRLMTRVEPGLIRVDADEVTYPAHILLRFDLERAMVAGDLAVEDLPGAFDEGMRHWLGLDVPDDARGCLQDVHWAGGSWGYFPTYTLGAMAAAQLFQAAAQADSDTVPALGRGDFTRLRHWLRANVHGRASLLEAEDLMVAATGRPLEPEVFIDHLRARYLGEAAH
- a CDS encoding EAL domain-containing protein, with amino-acid sequence MHRRFEPAMDAAAEARRRLQLDLRQALARGEFEVHYWPIVSALAGLPVGAEALVRWRHPVRGLVPPGELISVAEETGLIVPLGEPVLRTAVADALRMPPNLRVAVNLPAVQVRRGDLLQVVRGALAAAGLPARRLELEITESVPMDDGSRIREILDDVCGPSGSGWHSTTSRPATPR
- a CDS encoding Crp/Fnr family transcriptional regulator; this encodes MNPLTRKLERFACLSDDDKSILQHAASSRLRNVEPRCDIIAEGETPRHVNLILSGWACRYKQFEDGRRQIVSFLLPGDLCDLNVFLLRDMDHSIGALSPVTLAQISPEQLRQMLDGNLRLTQALWWETLVTAANYRERIVTVGRRTALERVAHLVCELFHRLSVVGLVGDRGYEMPITQTEMADALGISSVHVNRTLKELRTAELMTWKGGRITILNLPALEDVGLFNPNYLHLDQGGR
- a CDS encoding HWE histidine kinase domain-containing protein, whose protein sequence is MSVEHRRGQPWPQDGGQAGALIRARDWSTTPLGVPTSWPRGLRSAVDLILRASVPMVLGWEPPGFLVGNDAASALTGVDPSDLIGSRLAEVWPELVEHAADPLGAALAGRATELSGVTLWPARTRLDLACSPLVDEGDGPAGMLIILREASPATSQMSDRDQAGVSELRRQIRNTLGVTRAVVRRSIQTSDTLEDLALHLDGRLDAIARVQSIFSSASAADADLSLVVAEELLALQIREDERVTLTGPDIRLPQRLGERLGLAIHELATNAIKYGALAMPSGRIAISWRVDEAIARRLVLTWKESGGLTQVGAPRRSGFGSELLLKTLPYEIKAEVSWDVEPTGLRCVIALPLGAAQARSASAT